One genomic region from Bacillus sp. SLBN-46 encodes:
- a CDS encoding long-chain fatty acid--CoA ligase — protein sequence MVYQQKPWLNIYDPRINEHVSIDHESLYDFLHDAVNRYNTKPSFTFLGRVWSYHETKILTDRLAAALHKDGFQKGDRLAIMLPNSPHYIFTLFGTFRLGGIAVQVNPMYVEREIEHVLHDSGSEYIVVLDTLYPKVKKAQPQTSIKKVLVVSFGGTKLELADGDFYFDDFLDCEGTIPQIEINRNEDVALLQYTGGTTGFSKGVMLTHTNLLANFNQVCDFSYKACLKRPENFKMITVLPMFHVYGLSSVALCGIREGANQILLPRFDPREVMETVKREKPFQMSGVPTMFIALNSQPDLEDYGFNELYYISCGGAPLPVETAKTFEVRTGAKLLDGYGLSEAAPTVIFSPPFVPRKYGSIGIPVQSTIARIVQETDEGFVDAPVGEAGELIIQGPQVMKGYWNLPEETAAVIKEGWLFTGDVAKMDEDGYFYILDRKKDMIIASGYNVYPREIEEVLYQLEEIEEALVVGVPDPYRGETVKAYVKLKASAIISAEEIKQFGRENLAPYKAPKEVEILSELPKSTVGKLLRRVLRDQEKAKVKA from the coding sequence ATGGTTTACCAGCAAAAGCCATGGCTGAACATTTATGACCCAAGAATTAATGAACATGTTAGTATTGACCACGAATCACTTTACGATTTTTTACATGACGCAGTAAACCGTTATAATACCAAGCCTTCATTCACCTTTTTAGGAAGAGTGTGGAGTTACCATGAAACAAAAATACTAACCGATCGGCTGGCGGCAGCCCTCCATAAGGACGGCTTTCAAAAAGGCGACCGTTTAGCTATTATGCTTCCTAATTCCCCGCATTACATATTCACCTTATTCGGTACTTTTCGTCTAGGTGGAATCGCTGTTCAAGTGAATCCAATGTATGTTGAGAGAGAAATAGAACATGTATTACATGATTCCGGCTCAGAATACATAGTTGTACTCGATACACTTTATCCAAAAGTAAAAAAAGCTCAACCACAAACATCTATTAAAAAAGTTCTTGTCGTTAGTTTTGGCGGAACTAAATTGGAACTTGCTGACGGTGATTTCTATTTTGATGATTTCCTAGATTGTGAGGGAACCATTCCTCAAATTGAAATTAATCGGAACGAAGATGTTGCCCTTTTGCAATACACAGGTGGAACAACAGGGTTCTCCAAAGGAGTCATGCTTACTCATACGAACCTACTAGCAAACTTCAATCAAGTTTGCGATTTCTCCTATAAGGCATGCCTTAAGAGGCCTGAGAATTTTAAAATGATTACGGTTTTACCAATGTTTCATGTTTACGGACTTTCCAGTGTTGCACTTTGTGGAATCAGAGAGGGTGCGAATCAAATTCTGCTGCCGCGCTTTGATCCGAGAGAAGTAATGGAAACCGTAAAACGGGAAAAACCGTTCCAAATGTCTGGTGTTCCAACGATGTTCATAGCACTGAACAGTCAACCGGACCTAGAAGATTATGGGTTTAATGAACTTTATTATATTAGCTGTGGCGGTGCCCCACTCCCAGTAGAAACTGCAAAAACCTTCGAAGTCAGAACTGGAGCCAAGCTCTTAGATGGATATGGGCTTTCTGAAGCAGCACCAACCGTTATTTTTAGCCCACCATTTGTGCCAAGGAAATATGGAAGTATTGGTATTCCAGTTCAAAGTACTATTGCTAGAATTGTACAAGAAACAGATGAGGGATTTGTCGATGCGCCTGTTGGAGAAGCTGGGGAGTTAATCATTCAGGGGCCACAGGTAATGAAAGGTTATTGGAATCTTCCTGAAGAAACAGCTGCAGTGATCAAGGAGGGGTGGTTATTCACTGGTGATGTTGCCAAAATGGATGAAGATGGATATTTTTATATCCTCGATCGTAAAAAGGACATGATTATTGCTAGCGGTTACAATGTGTATCCTCGTGAAATTGAGGAAGTGCTTTATCAGCTTGAGGAGATTGAAGAAGCACTCGTAGTGGGTGTACCTGACCCGTACCGAGGGGAAACCGTAAAAGCATATGTCAAATTGAAAGCGAGTGCAATTATTTCAGCTGAAGAAATTAAACAGTTTGGCAGAGAAAACCTTGCTCCATATAAGGCGCCAAAAGAAGTAGAAATTCTTTCGGAACTACCAAAATCAACTGTTGGTAAATTACTAAGAAGAGTCTTAAGAGATCAAGAGAAAGCAAAAGTAAAAGCTTAA
- a CDS encoding YitT family protein, which yields MFRKRINYYIDNNRSSSISFYIRGCSIFCGASLVAISLQLFLVKNYVIDGGVIGISIILSHITRQEVGLFLLLLNTPFFIIGYSYLGKRFLALSLFAILVLSVGTYVLEPYPALTHQPLLVIILGGIILGLGVGITIRFGGCLDGTEVLAILFSKRSRFSIGQYILFLNFFIFSSSIFIFGLKEAIYSLATFFVAYKTIDFSIQNA from the coding sequence ATGTTCAGAAAAAGGATTAACTATTACATAGATAATAATCGATCGAGTAGCATTTCCTTTTATATACGAGGCTGTTCTATTTTTTGCGGGGCATCGCTAGTTGCCATTTCCTTGCAGCTATTTTTGGTCAAAAATTATGTAATTGATGGGGGCGTAATTGGAATCAGCATCATCCTTTCTCATATTACACGTCAAGAGGTAGGGTTGTTCCTTCTGTTATTGAATACTCCCTTTTTCATAATCGGCTATTCTTACCTGGGTAAAAGGTTTCTGGCTTTAAGCCTATTCGCTATTCTCGTGTTGTCAGTGGGAACCTATGTACTAGAGCCATATCCTGCTTTAACACATCAGCCTCTATTAGTGATTATTCTAGGTGGAATTATCTTAGGTTTAGGAGTGGGGATCACTATACGATTTGGTGGATGCTTAGATGGGACTGAGGTACTCGCCATTCTATTCAGCAAACGTTCCCGCTTTTCAATTGGACAATATATTCTATTTCTAAATTTTTTTATTTTCAGTAGTTCAATTTTTATTTTTGGATTAAAGGAGGCTATTTACTCATTAGCAACTTTTTTTGTCGCCTATAAAACGATTGATTTTTCGATTCAAAATGCATAA
- a CDS encoding long-chain fatty acid--CoA ligase, whose amino-acid sequence MIYQEKPWLKLYDPRVDEHVSVKHESLYDFLESAVNRFGDKPAFTFYGKVFSFDETKMMVDRLAATLHKEGLKKGDRVAIMLPNCPQYVFTLFAIFRLGGIAVQVNPMYVEREIAYVLDDSGAKFMVALDAFYPKVKKVQSDTFLKKVIVVSFGGERKELAEGDYYFEECLQADAEIPLIEIDPHEDVAVLQYTGGTTGVPKGVMLTHYNLLANFNQVCDFIYNTCEQIPDSFKMITVLPMFHVYGLSSVALCGIREGANQIILPRFEVKEIIETIKREKPFIFAGVPTMYFALNSQPELLKDCDLKELWYVGSGGAPLPVEQAKTFEKITGATLRDGYGLSEAAPTIAFNPPFVPRKYGSIGIPVQSTVVRIVRETEDGAFVDVPVGEAGELIVKGPQVMKGYWNRPKDTEDVLKDGWLFTGDIAKMDEEGYLYILDRMKDMIIASGYNVYPREIEEVLYQMEGVEEAIVIGVPDDYRGETVKAFIKPIEGYTLSTEEILQYAKDNLAPYKAPKEVEILSELPKSSVGKLLRRVLRDQELAKVKA is encoded by the coding sequence ATGATCTATCAGGAGAAACCTTGGTTGAAGCTTTATGACCCTAGAGTGGATGAGCATGTAAGTGTAAAGCACGAATCACTTTACGATTTCTTAGAAAGTGCTGTCAATCGTTTTGGGGACAAACCTGCTTTCACCTTTTATGGAAAGGTATTCAGTTTCGATGAAACAAAAATGATGGTCGACCGGCTAGCTGCTACATTACATAAAGAAGGTCTAAAGAAAGGTGACAGGGTGGCCATTATGCTGCCGAACTGTCCGCAATACGTTTTCACATTATTTGCTATTTTCCGCTTAGGTGGAATTGCGGTCCAAGTCAATCCAATGTACGTAGAAAGGGAAATCGCCTACGTATTGGATGACTCAGGGGCCAAGTTTATGGTGGCGCTGGATGCCTTTTATCCAAAAGTGAAGAAGGTTCAATCTGACACCTTCTTGAAAAAAGTGATAGTGGTCAGCTTTGGTGGGGAACGGAAGGAACTAGCTGAAGGGGATTACTATTTTGAAGAATGCCTTCAAGCTGATGCAGAGATTCCATTAATTGAGATTGACCCACATGAGGATGTTGCTGTTTTACAGTACACAGGTGGAACAACAGGTGTGCCTAAGGGTGTCATGCTGACACACTATAACCTGCTAGCAAACTTTAATCAGGTCTGTGATTTTATTTATAACACATGTGAACAGATTCCTGATTCATTTAAAATGATTACGGTTCTTCCGATGTTTCATGTCTACGGCCTTTCTAGTGTGGCGCTATGTGGTATTAGAGAGGGTGCCAATCAAATCATCCTTCCTCGCTTTGAAGTGAAGGAGATTATAGAAACCATTAAGCGGGAGAAGCCATTTATCTTTGCAGGAGTTCCGACCATGTATTTTGCATTAAACAGTCAGCCTGAACTATTAAAAGACTGTGATTTAAAAGAATTATGGTATGTAGGCAGCGGGGGTGCACCACTACCGGTTGAACAAGCAAAAACCTTTGAAAAAATAACTGGAGCTACACTAAGGGATGGATATGGTCTCTCTGAAGCGGCTCCAACTATCGCGTTTAATCCTCCATTTGTACCTAGGAAATATGGCAGTATTGGTATTCCGGTTCAAAGTACTGTAGTGAGAATTGTTCGGGAGACGGAAGACGGGGCATTTGTAGATGTACCTGTCGGTGAAGCGGGAGAATTAATCGTTAAGGGTCCGCAGGTTATGAAGGGGTACTGGAACCGTCCAAAAGACACAGAAGATGTGTTGAAGGATGGCTGGCTGTTTACCGGAGATATTGCGAAAATGGATGAAGAAGGGTATCTTTATATCCTTGATCGAATGAAGGATATGATTATTGCAAGCGGTTACAATGTCTATCCACGAGAAATTGAAGAGGTTCTTTACCAAATGGAGGGCGTGGAGGAAGCGATTGTAATTGGTGTCCCTGATGATTATCGCGGGGAAACGGTTAAGGCATTCATTAAGCCAATTGAAGGATATACTCTATCAACAGAGGAAATCCTCCAGTATGCTAAGGATAACCTTGCACCATATAAGGCACCAAAAGAAGTGGAAATCCTTTCCGAACTGCCAAAATCCTCTGTTGGGAAATTACTCAGACGAGTCCTTCGAGACCAAGAGCTTGCGAAAGTGAAAGCTTAA
- a CDS encoding SDR family oxidoreductase, translating to MNIQELFSLKGKTAIVTGGGRGLGQQIAVAYAEAGANVVVCSRNLDACQQFTEALKEKGVRALAFKCDVSNPEDIQHVVDETVKEFGRIDILVNNSGTSWGAPALEMPADKWDKVMDINLKAVFLFSQAVGKIMVEQRSGKIINIASIAGMGGQDPLVMDAIGYSASKGAVITFTKDLAVKLAPYNVHVNAIAPGFFPTKMAKAILDYSGEKILERTPAGRFGSDDDMKGPALFLASEASDYVFGHVLVVDGGTTAGVQ from the coding sequence ATGAATATTCAAGAATTGTTTAGTTTAAAAGGAAAAACAGCAATTGTAACCGGCGGAGGAAGAGGCCTGGGTCAGCAAATTGCCGTAGCGTACGCAGAAGCTGGTGCCAACGTGGTAGTTTGTTCAAGGAACCTCGATGCCTGCCAGCAGTTTACGGAGGCATTAAAAGAAAAGGGTGTTCGTGCCCTAGCATTTAAATGTGATGTGTCCAATCCTGAAGATATTCAGCATGTAGTCGATGAAACAGTAAAGGAGTTTGGTCGAATTGATATCCTAGTGAATAACAGTGGGACAAGTTGGGGAGCGCCAGCATTAGAAATGCCTGCTGATAAATGGGATAAAGTCATGGATATTAACTTAAAAGCTGTATTCTTATTTTCACAGGCTGTTGGAAAAATTATGGTTGAACAACGTTCGGGAAAAATTATTAATATAGCTTCTATTGCTGGAATGGGTGGACAGGATCCATTGGTAATGGATGCGATTGGTTATTCTGCAAGTAAGGGGGCTGTCATTACCTTCACCAAGGACCTTGCAGTAAAATTAGCTCCATATAATGTTCATGTTAACGCAATTGCACCAGGTTTCTTCCCAACCAAAATGGCAAAGGCGATTTTGGACTATTCAGGTGAAAAGATACTTGAACGAACACCTGCGGGACGCTTTGGATCTGATGACGATATGAAAGGGCCGGCTCTATTCTTAGCCTCTGAAGCTTCTGACTATGTATTTGGTCATGTGTTAGTTGTAGATGGTGGAACGACGGCAGGCGTTCAATAA
- a CDS encoding alpha/beta hydrolase, protein MDQVFTSFSGIPYLRLGVGEPLVLIHGLGEVKEGWNNQFEFADQYELIIPDLRGHGEHTTNKDISIPHFARDIISLLKELRIENAHICGLSMGGMVAQEIYRLAPHMCRSLLLVSTYHYMPKRLAKLLITYRKARSLSTRPSMSKDTAARISFSSWNNKTFEEFHQFYKPNHDVFLKSVQACLQVNNQKLLPKINIPTLIIGGQYDSVIPVWMQLFMHKKIRHSEFIIFKNTGHIAKLESKETFNRIVRNFLKKHRIVS, encoded by the coding sequence TTGGATCAAGTATTTACTAGTTTCTCTGGTATTCCTTACTTGCGCTTAGGTGTTGGTGAACCTTTAGTATTGATTCATGGGCTTGGTGAAGTAAAAGAAGGCTGGAACAATCAGTTTGAGTTTGCAGATCAGTACGAATTGATTATTCCTGACTTAAGAGGTCACGGTGAGCATACTACTAATAAAGATATATCTATCCCACACTTTGCCCGTGATATTATTTCCTTACTGAAAGAGCTTAGAATTGAAAACGCTCACATATGTGGTTTGTCTATGGGTGGCATGGTTGCTCAAGAGATATATCGTCTGGCCCCTCATATGTGCCGTTCCTTATTGCTTGTCAGCACATATCATTATATGCCAAAACGTCTCGCGAAACTGTTAATCACCTACCGTAAGGCTCGATCGCTCTCTACTCGCCCCAGCATGTCAAAAGATACCGCTGCTCGAATTTCTTTTAGCTCTTGGAACAACAAGACCTTCGAAGAATTTCATCAATTCTATAAACCCAACCATGATGTCTTTCTAAAATCCGTTCAGGCCTGTCTTCAAGTGAACAATCAAAAACTACTTCCGAAAATAAACATCCCAACACTCATCATTGGAGGACAGTACGATTCAGTAATCCCTGTTTGGATGCAGTTATTCATGCATAAAAAAATTCGCCATTCGGAGTTTATCATTTTTAAAAATACAGGACATATTGCCAAGTTAGAGTCAAAAGAGACCTTTAACAGAATCGTTCGCAACTTTTTGAAAAAACATAGAATAGTAAGTTAA
- a CDS encoding alpha/beta hydrolase: MPTTNANGINLYYEVHGQGEPLLLIMGLSLNSKSWFRTLPALSEHYQVIIFDNRGVGLSDKPNTPYSIELMAEDARAVLDAAGVESAHVYGISMGGMIAQKLAIKYPERIQSLILGCTTSGGVNHVQPGADVSMLMLSRGSSIATPEEMAWATAPILYSQSFLEEHRELVAEDIQKRIEIPILPYAYMLQLQACLTHNTYNEIDQIQVPTLVIHGDADKLVPYENGVTLAEKIPNAEFLTIQGAGHIYVTEANDFVNNRVLDFLKNK, translated from the coding sequence ATGCCTACTACAAATGCAAACGGAATCAATCTTTACTATGAGGTTCATGGTCAAGGTGAACCTTTACTATTAATTATGGGGTTATCACTCAATTCCAAGTCCTGGTTTAGGACACTGCCTGCTCTTAGTGAGCACTACCAAGTGATTATTTTTGATAATCGCGGGGTAGGATTAAGTGATAAACCAAATACTCCTTATTCAATTGAGCTTATGGCAGAGGATGCTAGAGCCGTCTTAGATGCTGCTGGGGTAGAATCAGCCCATGTATATGGCATTTCCATGGGTGGTATGATTGCCCAAAAATTAGCAATCAAGTACCCTGAACGGATTCAGTCACTGATTCTTGGCTGTACCACATCGGGTGGTGTTAATCATGTACAACCTGGTGCAGATGTCAGTATGCTCATGCTTTCGAGAGGCTCCTCCATTGCAACACCAGAAGAAATGGCTTGGGCTACCGCTCCGATTCTCTATAGCCAATCCTTCTTGGAAGAACACCGTGAATTGGTTGCTGAAGATATCCAAAAACGCATTGAGATCCCTATCCTGCCATATGCGTACATGTTACAACTCCAGGCCTGTCTCACCCATAATACCTACAATGAAATAGACCAGATACAAGTTCCTACCCTAGTCATTCATGGTGATGCAGATAAACTAGTACCATATGAGAATGGTGTCACGTTAGCAGAAAAAATCCCAAATGCAGAATTCCTAACGATCCAAGGGGCAGGTCACATTTATGTTACCGAAGCGAATGATTTTGTAAATAATAGAGTGCTTGACTTTTTAAAAAATAAATAA
- a CDS encoding GNAT family N-acetyltransferase — protein MEVLKFEKGYKENEALRGSFNELALDTFGIEFETWYQHGYWTEKYQPYSFIDQGKVVANVSVNLLNLVIEGESKRAIQIGTVMTHPDYRNQGLSRKLMEIVLEDFKNVDLVYLFANQTVLDFYPKFGFKAMDEIQFSTNYDFEPTNPSRIKKLDGSNTEDLSFIYTLAANRNSVSKIFGTASSEELLMFYCIMVFSQDIYYLEDEKVLVIFQKEDDTIHLYDIVSTEEVDIRLILNTIASPEIRKIIFHFHLDNCEFLITKEIHQSSNVLFIKNLTNVTLPEKFKHPITSQA, from the coding sequence ATGGAAGTCTTAAAATTTGAAAAGGGATATAAAGAGAATGAAGCGTTAAGGGGAAGCTTTAATGAGCTGGCCTTAGATACATTTGGAATTGAATTTGAAACGTGGTATCAACATGGATACTGGACAGAAAAATATCAGCCATACTCCTTTATTGATCAAGGTAAAGTAGTTGCGAATGTCTCGGTTAATCTTCTAAACTTGGTGATTGAAGGTGAGAGTAAGCGAGCCATACAAATCGGAACGGTTATGACACATCCAGATTATCGAAATCAAGGGTTATCGAGAAAACTTATGGAGATTGTATTAGAAGATTTTAAAAATGTCGACCTTGTCTATTTGTTTGCCAATCAGACGGTGTTGGATTTCTATCCTAAGTTTGGGTTCAAGGCTATGGATGAAATTCAGTTTTCAACGAACTACGATTTTGAACCTACGAACCCATCGAGAATAAAGAAATTAGATGGGAGCAACACAGAAGACTTATCTTTTATCTACACCTTAGCTGCAAATAGAAATTCAGTTTCAAAGATTTTTGGAACAGCAAGCAGTGAGGAACTTTTAATGTTTTATTGCATAATGGTGTTTAGTCAGGACATCTATTATCTTGAGGATGAAAAGGTACTGGTTATTTTTCAGAAAGAAGATGATACCATTCATCTTTATGATATAGTTTCAACTGAGGAAGTAGATATTCGATTAATCCTAAACACGATTGCCTCACCAGAGATTAGAAAAATCATTTTTCATTTTCATCTAGATAATTGTGAGTTCCTTATTACGAAGGAGATTCACCAATCTAGTAATGTTCTTTTTATAAAGAATCTTACAAACGTTACATTGCCTGAAAAATTCAAGCATCCGATTACATCTCAGGCGTAA
- a CDS encoding polyhydroxyalkanoate biosynthesis repressor PhaR, producing MSGQKPYDPYEYLHKFSQAWEKQMNDFIYLWTDNKEFVKMSHLGTEIHSRYLEAFKKNQEALAGALNLPTKNDVSNVAALTLQTEEKIEALEEQIWDLQDSMKTQSKEIGSVVEVSKEIIKLTKQLKTELVKTKKELADTKDLHEEIQEMKFELMKLNHFKEEFETLKNLIEKDKKTEPVLTGAGTTI from the coding sequence ATGTCAGGCCAAAAACCTTACGATCCATATGAATATCTACACAAGTTCAGCCAAGCTTGGGAAAAGCAAATGAATGATTTTATCTACCTTTGGACAGATAACAAGGAATTTGTGAAAATGTCTCATCTAGGCACTGAAATTCATTCCCGGTACCTAGAAGCGTTTAAAAAGAATCAAGAGGCGTTGGCAGGTGCATTAAATTTACCAACAAAAAACGATGTATCCAATGTAGCTGCATTAACGTTACAAACGGAAGAAAAAATAGAAGCACTAGAAGAGCAAATATGGGATTTACAAGATAGTATGAAAACTCAAAGCAAGGAAATTGGAAGTGTCGTTGAGGTCTCCAAGGAGATTATTAAACTTACAAAACAACTAAAAACAGAACTGGTAAAAACGAAAAAAGAACTGGCAGATACAAAGGATTTACATGAAGAAATTCAGGAAATGAAATTTGAGTTGATGAAATTAAATCATTTTAAGGAAGAGTTTGAAACGCTTAAAAACCTTATTGAAAAAGACAAAAAAACTGAGCCTGTGTTAACAGGTGCTGGTACGACAATTTAA
- a CDS encoding alpha/beta fold hydrolase yields the protein MGTEAPFKEVLPTFDFDKEMKRWEHLFKVFSQPEPKVGHTPRNEVWRKNKSVLWHYPAKQRKYEIPLFFVYSLFNKPYILDIAPKASVIEGLTNKGYEVYLLDWGTPGYEDKKMGLDTYIDKYLRTAVKRAIRHSEAEEITLIGYCLGGTIASIYAAIAEEPIKNLIVATVPIDFKPFIGPEKWAEGMRNGDINIDRFIDVYGLVSPDLVTGMFRAIGAPVYFTNYTMLLSRAYDSRYVEKWRRMNKWTLDQVPFAGEAYRQLANDLFKENKLVKGELVLGNKKVDLKNIKANLYVVSGSRDNLILEEQSKPIMDLVSSEDKTYISVEAGHVSLALSGLFAGIVDQWASKRSNTL from the coding sequence ATGGGGACTGAGGCACCATTCAAAGAAGTACTCCCAACTTTTGATTTTGATAAAGAAATGAAGCGCTGGGAGCATCTGTTCAAGGTATTTAGTCAACCTGAACCCAAAGTCGGTCATACTCCAAGAAACGAAGTATGGAGGAAAAATAAATCCGTATTATGGCATTACCCTGCCAAACAGAGAAAATATGAAATACCCTTGTTTTTTGTGTATTCTCTTTTTAACAAACCATATATTTTAGATATTGCTCCAAAAGCAAGTGTGATAGAAGGTTTAACGAACAAAGGGTATGAAGTTTATCTTTTAGACTGGGGCACACCAGGATATGAAGATAAGAAAATGGGGCTCGATACTTATATTGATAAGTACTTAAGAACAGCAGTTAAGCGGGCGATTCGTCATTCCGAAGCGGAAGAAATCACTCTTATTGGATACTGCTTAGGTGGAACAATTGCCTCCATTTATGCAGCAATCGCAGAAGAACCTATTAAAAATTTAATTGTTGCTACTGTTCCAATTGACTTCAAGCCATTTATTGGTCCTGAAAAATGGGCTGAAGGTATGCGAAACGGTGACATCAATATCGACCGCTTTATCGATGTGTACGGGCTTGTATCACCTGATTTAGTAACGGGGATGTTCCGAGCGATTGGGGCACCTGTTTATTTTACTAACTATACGATGCTTTTAAGTCGAGCATACGACAGCCGATATGTTGAAAAATGGCGTCGGATGAATAAATGGACACTTGATCAGGTTCCATTTGCCGGTGAAGCATACAGACAATTAGCCAATGATCTCTTTAAGGAGAACAAACTGGTTAAAGGGGAATTAGTTTTAGGAAATAAAAAGGTTGACCTAAAAAATATTAAGGCGAATTTATACGTGGTGTCAGGTTCTAGGGACAATTTAATTCTAGAAGAGCAAAGTAAACCGATTATGGATTTAGTATCCAGTGAAGACAAGACTTATATTAGTGTGGAGGCAGGACATGTTAGCCTTGCACTTTCTGGTTTGTTTGCTGGGATTGTGGACCAATGGGCTTCTAAGAGATCAAATACCTTGTAA
- a CDS encoding oxidoreductase, with protein MVKSLVGHKIIITGANSGIGYETAKALSKSGAEVILAVRNEEKGKAAAESIVKEVAQAKVAVIGLDLADLTSVRDFVKEYKKRYDSLHILINNAGVMLPPYGLTKDGFELQFGSNHLGHFALTGLLLPLLKNTPQSRVVSLSSIAHRGASIDFDNLDGSKGYKGMKFYGQSKLANLLFSKELDNRLKENALPTISLACHPGISSTNLFKLGKREAPGYFKALMKVFFQPAEMGALPAIYAATEPSLKGGEYIGPDGRGNRKGKPTIETPAPGVYKTETMKKLWEVSERLTGVTYDFSK; from the coding sequence TTGGTAAAAAGTTTAGTAGGCCATAAAATTATCATTACAGGAGCAAATAGCGGTATTGGCTATGAAACAGCGAAGGCATTAAGTAAGAGTGGTGCTGAAGTTATTTTAGCTGTAAGGAATGAAGAAAAAGGCAAGGCTGCGGCAGAGTCTATTGTGAAGGAAGTAGCTCAAGCAAAAGTTGCAGTTATTGGACTCGACTTAGCTGATTTAACTAGTGTTAGAGATTTTGTGAAAGAGTATAAGAAACGATATGATTCCTTACATATCTTGATCAACAATGCAGGAGTAATGCTGCCCCCATATGGTTTAACAAAAGACGGATTCGAATTGCAATTTGGAAGTAATCATTTAGGACACTTTGCATTAACAGGCCTATTACTACCATTGCTTAAGAACACGCCACAATCACGGGTGGTGTCACTCAGCAGTATTGCACATAGAGGAGCCTCCATTGATTTTGATAATCTTGATGGATCAAAAGGCTATAAGGGTATGAAGTTTTACGGGCAGAGCAAGCTTGCTAATTTATTATTTTCAAAGGAATTAGACAATAGGTTAAAGGAGAATGCTCTTCCAACAATTAGTCTTGCTTGCCATCCTGGTATTTCCTCAACGAATTTATTTAAATTAGGAAAAAGAGAGGCGCCGGGGTATTTCAAAGCTCTCATGAAAGTATTTTTTCAACCAGCGGAAATGGGAGCGTTGCCAGCAATATATGCAGCAACAGAACCAAGTTTGAAGGGCGGAGAATACATAGGTCCTGATGGCAGAGGAAATAGAAAAGGAAAACCAACGATAGAAACTCCAGCTCCTGGTGTGTACAAGACGGAAACCATGAAGAAGCTTTGGGAAGTATCCGAAAGATTAACTGGAGTAACGTACGATTTTTCTAAATAA